In a genomic window of Curtobacterium sp. MCBD17_035:
- the ligD gene encoding non-homologous end-joining DNA ligase: protein MASNATMLTVPGPDGDREVRISSPDRVLWPQLGLTKLDLAHYLVAVGDAFVRANGDRPVSLQRFPEGVDGEQFFSKNPPKGAPDYVRAVTVTYPSARAHPQMIIDEPAAAVWAAQMNTVVFHPWASRAERSDHPDQLRIDLDPQPGTDFHDAVPAALELRKVLDEAGLTAWIKTSGNRGLHVYAPIEPEWEFLDVRHAVIAAARELERRMPEQVTTAWWKEERGERIFVDFNQANRDRTIAGAYSPRALPHASVSTPLRWEELSETDPRTHTVRTIPERLRAVGDPWEDMHAQPARIDALLAWWERDLAAGLGEMPFPPDYPKMPGEPPRVQPSRARKQQA, encoded by the coding sequence ATGGCGAGCAACGCGACGATGCTGACGGTGCCCGGACCGGACGGCGACCGCGAGGTCCGGATCTCGAGCCCCGACCGCGTGCTGTGGCCGCAGCTCGGGCTGACGAAGCTCGACCTCGCGCACTATCTCGTCGCCGTGGGGGACGCGTTCGTGCGCGCGAACGGGGACCGGCCGGTGTCGCTCCAGCGGTTCCCCGAGGGCGTCGACGGCGAGCAGTTCTTCTCGAAGAACCCGCCGAAGGGCGCGCCCGACTACGTGCGCGCCGTGACCGTGACCTACCCGAGCGCCCGCGCACACCCGCAGATGATCATCGACGAGCCCGCCGCGGCGGTGTGGGCGGCGCAGATGAACACCGTCGTGTTCCACCCCTGGGCGTCACGGGCCGAGCGGAGCGACCACCCGGACCAGCTGCGGATCGACCTCGACCCGCAACCGGGCACCGACTTCCACGACGCCGTCCCCGCCGCGCTCGAGCTGCGGAAGGTCCTCGACGAAGCGGGGTTGACCGCGTGGATCAAGACCTCGGGGAACCGCGGCCTGCACGTGTACGCGCCGATCGAGCCCGAATGGGAGTTCCTCGACGTGCGGCACGCGGTGATCGCCGCCGCCCGCGAACTCGAACGTCGGATGCCGGAGCAGGTGACGACCGCGTGGTGGAAGGAAGAGCGCGGCGAGCGGATCTTCGTCGACTTCAACCAGGCGAACCGGGATCGGACGATCGCCGGTGCCTACAGCCCCCGAGCACTCCCGCACGCGTCCGTCTCGACCCCGCTCCGATGGGAGGAACTGTCGGAGACCGACCCGCGGACACACACGGTGCGTACGATCCCGGAGCGACTCCGCGCCGTCGGTGACCCGTGGGAGGACATGCACGCGCAGCCCGCCCGCATCGACGCGTTGCTGGCATGGTGGGAGCGGGACCTCGCTGCCGGTCTGGGCGAGATGCCGTTCCCGCCCGACTACCCGAAGATGCCGGGGGAGCCGCCCCGCGTCCAGCCGTCGCGGGCGCGCAAGCAGCAGGCCTGA